A window from Setaria italica strain Yugu1 chromosome VIII, Setaria_italica_v2.0, whole genome shotgun sequence encodes these proteins:
- the LOC101777129 gene encoding uncharacterized protein LOC101777129, with product MSAAACLFAAAVSLTLPSTSAPAFAGASGRRSRWIPAALRSSPTRRRGPVRALDERLLEAAAAPAAKDTEGEEAGVDVGDGFGDAEGDGVGAQEVVEEEQRPPARAFVKSRRQRQEEEEAAAGQDRFKLINGKEIFQEKAYLVGVEFKRTGGNLFGIEESLKELEQLADTAGLVVVGSTYQKLSTPNPRTYIGSGKVSEIRSAIQALDVETVIFDDELSPGQLRNLEKSFGGSVRVCDRTALILDIFNQRAATHEAALQVTLAQMEYQLPRLTKMWNHLERQAGGQVKGMGEKQIEVDKRILRTQIGALKKELESVRKHRKLYRNRRQSVPIPVVSLVGYTNAGKSTLLNRLTGADVLAEDKLFATLDPTTRRVLMKNGTEFLLTDTVGFIQKLPTMLVAAFRATLEEISESSVIVHLVDISHPLAQQQIDAVDRVLKELDVESIPKLVVWNKIDNTDEPLRVKEEAENQGIICISAMNGDGLEEFCNTIQAKLKDSMVPIEAFVPYDKGDLLNDIHKVGMVEKMEYKENGTFVKAHVPLPLARLLTPLRQQVVAAV from the exons atgagcgccgccgcgtgcctcttcgccgccgccgtatCCCTAaccctcccctccacctccgcccccgccttcgCAGGCGCATCGGGCCGACGCAGCCGATGGATCCCTGCCGCTCTCCGCTCCTCCCCAACTCGCCGCCGTGGGCCGGTCCGGGCACTCGACGAGCGGCTGCTCGAGGCCGCTGCGGCTCCGGCTGCGAAGGACACcgaaggggaggaggcaggtGTTGACGTGGGAGATGGGTTCGGGGACGCGGAGGGTGATGGAGTGGGAgcgcaggaggtggtggaggaggagcagcggccgccggcgagggcgttCGTGAAGagcaggcggcagcggcaggaggaggaggaggccgccgcggggcAAGACCGGTTCAAGCTCATCAACGGCAAAGAG ATATTTCAAGAGAAGGCTTATCTGGTTGGTGTCGAGTTCAAACGGACAGGAGGGAATCTCTTCGGCATAGAGGAGTCTCTTAAGGAGCTGGAGCAACTAGCTGATACTGCCGGGCTTGTGGTTGTCGGCTCAACCTATCAGAA GCTTTCTACCCCAAACCCAAGGACTTACATTGGTTCAGGCAAGGTTTCTGAAATCAGGAGTGCCATTCAAGCCCTTGACGTTGAGACTGTAATTTTCGATGACGAGTTATCCCCTGG ACAACTACGTAACTTGGAGAAATCATTTGGTGGGAGTGTCCGTGTCTGTGACCGTACTGCTCTCATTCTGGATATTTTTAATCAAAGGGCAGCAACACATGAAGCTGCTTTACAG GTCACCTTGGCACAGATGGAATATCAACTTCCTAGGTTGACAAAGATGTGGAATCATCTTGAACGGCAGGCTGGAGGTCAAGTTAAGGGTATGGGTGAGAAGCAAATTGAAGTCGACAAGCGCATCTTGAGAACTCAA ATAGGTGCATTGAAAAAAGAACTGGAATCTGTTCGAAAACACCGAAAGCTGTATCGGAACCGTCGCCAATCAGTTCCTATTCCTGTTGTTTCTCTG GTAGGGTATACAAATGCTGGAAAAAGTACACTCCTGAACCGCTTAACTGGAGCTGATGTACTTGCAGAGGACAAGTTATTTGCCACGTTAGATCCAACAACAAGGAGGGTTTTG ATGAAGAATGGGACTGAATTCCTTTTAACTGATACGGTCGGATTCATTCAGAAGTTACCCACTATGCTG GTAGCAGCATTTAGAGCAACATTGGAGGAGATATCAGAATCGTCAGTTATAGTTCATCTTGTTGATATTAG CCATCCATTAGCTCAACAGCAGATAGATGCTGTTGACAGAGTATTGAAGGAGTTGGATGTAGAGTCAATCCCCAAATTGGTCGTGTGGAATAAG ATTGACAATACCGATGAACCATTAAGAGTGAAAGAGGAAGCTGAGAACCAAGGGATAATCTGCATATCAGCAATGAATGGTGATGGTCTGGAAGAATTCTGCAACACAATCCAAGCGAAGTTGAAA GACTCGATGGTGCCAATAGAAGCTTTTGTCCCGTATGACAAAGGAGATCTACTGAATGACATACATAAGGTTGGAATGGTCGAAAAAATG GAGTACAAGGAAAATGGGACATTTGTAAAAGCTCATGTGCCTCTACCTCTTGCAAGGCTTCTCACACCTCTACGGCAGCAGGTGGTGGCTGCTGTATGA
- the LOC101776720 gene encoding CDK5RAP1-like protein has translation MAAPLAPLTAAAALRLGSRGLRHRLLLASLRPYASAPPSPASVVPAAARRLPTPPPAPRRLARTLAASAATAVSEPQTDLVSGPTTSSKGRIYHETYGCQMNINDMEIVLSIMKKEGYNEIVPDPESAEIIFINTCAIRDNAEQKVWQRLNYFWFLKREWKANVAEGRSKSLRPPKIAVLGCMAERLKEKILDSDKMVDVVCGPDAYRDLPRLLQEVDYGHKGMNTLLSLEETYADITPVRISDNSVTAFVSIMRGCNNMCSFCIVPFTRGRERSRPVSSIVREVGELWKAGVKEVMLLGQNVNSYNDTSEVEELEPGKNWQLSEGFSSMCKVKNMGLRFADLLDRLSLEYPEMRFRFTSPHPKDFPDELLYLMRDRYNICNLIHLPAQTGSTTVLERMRRGYTREAYLELVHKIRNVLPDVGLSSDFITGFCGETEDEHADTLSLLRAVGYDMAYMFAYSMREKTHAHRNYEDDVPEDVKQRRLTEMINTFRETTKKNYDSQIGTVQLVLVEGPNKRAPKTELIGKTDRGHKVSFASVPIPHTFEGDDARKPVVGDFVEVKILRSSTATLFGEPIARTSLSMFYKNAASQAQAVAA, from the exons ATGGCGGCGCCGCTCGCccccctcaccgccgccgccgcgctccgcctcgGTAGCCGCGGCCtacgccaccgcctcctcctcgcctcgctCCGCCCCTACGCGTCCGCTCCCCCATCCCCTGCTTCCGTCGTCCCCGCCGCTGCACGGCGGCTCCCGACGCCCCCGCCGGCAcctcgccgcctcgcccgcacgCTCGCGGCCTCCGCGGCAACGGCCGTCTCCGAGCCCCAGACGGA TTTAGTGTCTGGTCCAACAACATCAAGCAAGGGAAGGATCTACCATGAGACATATGGGTGTCAAATGAATATAAATGACATGGAGATTGTGCTATCTATCATGAAAAAGGAAGGATATAATGAAATTGTCCCTGATCCTGAGAGTGCAGAGATAATATTTATCAATACATGTGCAATCCGTGACAATGCAGAGCAGAAAGTCTGGCAGCGGCTCAACTACTTTTGGTTTCTGAAAAGGGAATGGAAAGCCAATGTCGCTGAAGGAAGATCAAAATCACTGCGGCCTCCCAAGATTGCTGTCCTTGGGTGCATGGCAGAGCGGCTGAAGGAGAAAATACTGGACTCTGATAAGATGGTTGATGTTGTTTGTGGACCTGATGCATATAGGGATTTGCCTAGGCTGCTCCAGGAAGTCGATTACGGGCATAAGGGTATGAATACACTTCTTTCGCTTGAGGAGACTTATGCTGATATCACCCCAGTAAGGATCTCTGACAATTCAGTTACAGCATTTGTGTCAATTATGAGAGGTTGCAATAACATGTGCTCGTTCTGCATAGTTCCCTTCACTAGAGGTAGGGAAAGGTCCCGTCCGGTGTCTTCTATAGTCCGAGAGGTTGGTGAGCTGTGGAAAGCAGGTGTGAAGGAGGTAATGCTTCTTGGTCAGAATGTAAACAGTTATAATGACACTTCTGAAGTAGAAGAGTTAGAGCCTGGCAAAAACTGGCAACTTAGCGAAGGATTTTCCAGCATGTGCAAGGTGAAGAATATGGGGTTACGTTTTGCTGATCTCCTGGATAGATTATCTTTGGAATACCCTGAGATGCGGTTCAGGTTCACCTCACCACACCCAAAGGATTTCCCGGATGAGCTACTGTATTTAATGCGGGATAGGTATAACATCTGCAATCTTATTCACTTGCCAGCACAAACAGGCAGTACAACAGTGCTGGAACGGATGCGGAGAGGTTATACTCGAGAAGCATACTTAGAGCTCGTGCACAAAATTCGTAATGTACTTCCTGATGTTGGGCTAAGCAGTGATTTCATAACTG GCTTTTGTGGAGAGACAGAAGATGAACATGCTGATACCCTCAGCCTTTTAAGGGCTGTTGGATATGATATGGCTTACATGTTTGCATATAGCATGAGAGAAAAGACTCATGCTCACCGGAATTATGAGGATGATGTCCCTGAAGATGTCAAGCAGAGGAGACTCACAGAAATGATCAATACCTTCCGCGAGACCACAAAGAAGAACTATGATTCTCAAATTGGTACAGTTCAGCTTGTTCTTGTTGAAGGACCCAACAAGCGTGCTCCCAAAACTGAGCTGATAGGGAAAACCGATAGGGGGCATAAGGTATCATTTGCCAGTGTCCCTATACCACACACATTTGAAGGAGACGACGCACGTAAGCCGGTGGTTGGTGACTTTGTTGAGGTGAAAATTCTGAGGTCGTCAACAGCAACATTATTTGGCGAGCCAATAGCACGCACAAGCTTGAGCATGTTCTACAAAAATGCTGCGTCCCAAGCGCAGGCAGTTGCTGCATAA
- the LOC101777542 gene encoding uncharacterized protein LOC101777542: MGGAAKPPPLVCFKWPWGPNPTPSPDPGPSPCGDLELPWLFKSIRTLAQGLVIAGDLPSPPASAASGGGGTRRRRGWGSPGAAQVEADRGDTEQRALAAALASGRPATVLEFYSPRCRLCASLQGFVRDLEEQAGGSAGFVLADAEDDRWMPELLHYDIRYVPCFVLLDKHGRALAKTGVPTSRQHVIAGLHHLLKIEQPSGHEGNRSAPPS, translated from the exons ATGGGCGGCGCCGCGAAGCCGCCCCCGCTCGTCTGCTTCAAGTGGCCGTGGGGGCCTAACCCCACCCCGTCGCCGGACCCCGGCCCGAGCCCCTGCGGGGACCTCGAGCTTCCCTGGCTCTTCAAATCCATCCGCACCCTCGCGCAGGGCCTCGTcatcgccggcgacctcccttcgccccccgcctccgccgcctccggggGAGGCGGAacgaggagaaggagagggtgGGGGAGCCCCGGGGCCGCGCAGGTGGAGGCGGACCGCGGGGACACGGAGCAgcgggcgctggcggcggcgctggccagCGGGAGGCCCGCAACGGTGCTCGAGTTCTACTCGCCGCGGTGCCGCCTCTGCGCGTCGCTGCAGGGGTTCGTGCGGGATTTGGAGGAGCAGGCCGGTGGGTCGGCTGGGTTCGtgctcgccgacgccgaggacgaCCGGTGGATGCCAGAG CTTCTGCATTACGATATCAGATACGTCCCTTGCTTCGTGCTCCTGGACAAGCATGGCAGAGCTCTAGCGAAGACTGGGGTACCAACCAGCAGGCAGCATGTCATCGCCGGCCTCCATCACCTCCTGAAGATTGAGCAACCATCTGGGCATGAAGGAAACCGGAGCGCCCCTCCATCGTGA